The Gossypium hirsutum isolate 1008001.06 chromosome A13, Gossypium_hirsutum_v2.1, whole genome shotgun sequence nucleotide sequence AAGCTTCATTACCTCTCTAACAGCAATCCTACGTTacagtccaaatgagttttaaatgttaatttggatGTCTAGTTGCTGGGATGACACAATGCCTATAATTACCTATAGCATATTCCTAACCCATAAATATGAGGGAAATACGCTTCAACACACTCGAACTCATGTCCTTCTACATTGGCAACAATATCTATACCGatcaaactaaaactcaatcggtATAAgacattaatttttaataaaacaccAAACAcacttattatattttttttcaaatttagttttctggagtaattttctttttcttttatgttttattatatttatttgtacgtttttaatttttttacacaaGCTCTTATTGCTATAAGTGGCGTATCTCTCcctttttattataaattttttaaatattttatttaaattttcattatcttttaatttctataattttaaaaattatatatttttaactaaattattagactttttaataatttctatataaATTGATTGtatgtattatttaaaaatattataaattaatttatagttttgaataaataattatgggctgatcgtaaaataatttaatatattttattagatACACACGATGCAGGGGTAAAAAACAAATTGTAATAATATCTAAGgactaaaacaaaatattttttgcaTAATATATCAAATTGGGCGTACGTTAGCAAGACCCACAAATGACAAAACAAATGATGTTCTTCCACTACCAAAATGAAGTGGCCATAGTTCActggttattatttattttaacttatttatgtgAAAAAAGTGGAGAAAGTTGCAGAGTTTCCTTTGAAGTGGAGCTTCAATGGCGAATCACCCAAGGACCCGCAAAAGAGTCCATGCTACAATCCCCCGCCGTTCACCCAATGGCAGTGCCTTCCAGAAGTGGTAATATATACCTAAAACTATTGCTTTGCCATTATTTTTGAAGGATGATAATTGATACATGATCATTAGATTTTTTCTATCCTTCATTGCTTTCTTTTTTATTGGTGATTTTGTGGATTgggtttttaatattattacgtATTTATGAATGTTGAAGTGATATTTGTGGTGACATGGTGGCGATTGCTTTGGCTGATATGCACGAATGTGGGCCTAAAAAGAAAGAGTTGAAGAAGTTTAAGGGCATTTCTGGAACTCAAAATGCTGTCAAACCAATGGCTTGTTTGCAACCCCGATCGGCTTTTATTATTTTCTggtaaaatttgtcaattttgatTCCACATTTTACTTGTGATTCTTCTATATTTGTccatttgtttatatatttttttaaagttgtttAGTTTTGGTATATTTGATAAATCCTAACAAGGGAAGAGGGGATTGGAACCTTACCATGCATTTACACTATTTACTGGTGAAGAGTCGAACCGTCGATAAGTTCGGTATTGTCTCTGATCGGGGTTTGCCCTACAAGTGGTAGCATTCTCTCCTATAAGTGACCTATATGCCATAGGTCATAAGATTGAGTCAAACTATGCACAAACTCTTTAGTATGCACCAAGGATCTAGACAAAGTCGGGAGACAACTTCGACTGGGGACAATACTAGACTTGTTGAGGGTTTGACCCCATAACATATATAGTATAGATTTTACTGGGTCTTGCTTATATCTGCTTCGTAGTTGTATTTATAGCATTCACTGGATATTTTGTCAAATTTAGATACTTTTTGTTTGCTTATCTATTATTCTTTTGATAGAAGGCACAACTTTTGTTTATTTGTACGTCCATATAATTTGTTACATTCAACCTGTGAACCATATTTGAACTTCATATTGTCAACCAAGCCACTTGTTCAATGGCGAATTACTTTTGTTGATTTGTTCTTGGTTGACATTAAGTTTGAGGTTCGAATCTAGAAAACCCAATCTCGCTCcccttattatatatatgtatatatatgtatttgaactTCATGTTTGTTGGTGAGAAAATGGTACAAAGTAAACTGAATTATGCTTTTTGTTTGGTTTGTTTCCTAGGGAAAGCTTTATGGAAGCCAACAAGAACGGAAATTTGGTTGATGTTGATCGGAAGGCGTTCGAAACTTGGAAAAACATGAGCGAGGAGGTATCGGTCACTCACTCCTCCCAATTTTCCGTAACTTTTCATTGGAAGTTTTCTGTTGTAATTTTGTATTGAGTATTGTCCCGAGTATTTTCTTTAATAGGAGAGGAAACCATATGTTACTCAAGCTGGAAAGTTGAACTCAGCCTACATGAAGGATATGACTGAAGCAgagaaaaatattataaaggtAACTGGGATTCAGAGTTTATGAATGTTAATTTCGTACAATTTAAAGTTTCTAGAGCGACCTAAATATGTTGTTGGTGAAATTGTTTGTTGTGCTTTCATAGCAATGTTGATACATTCTGAATATTTGATCATAGAACTTGTTCTGTAGATTCTTAATTCAGAACTATGAATAGGGTCATACTAAGGCATACTAAAGATGCATGATTTTGAACTCATAATCCTCTCATCTTAACATAATCTATGTTGCCACTTGGTTTTCCCCCTATCGTTGTCAATTATTGTCATCACAATTGCTTCTCAATGTTTTTTTAGTAAGAATTAGTATATTTTCCTCATTTTGTCCACAAAAGTAAGAATGATACATGATAGCTGTGATTTATCTGATAATTAGCTTCTCTGAATCTTTCACCCTAATTGATTGTCAAAATTTTGCTGTTCTTGTGCTTATTTGCTCCTCTTTTTGAACTTGAAAGTTAGCTGTTCTATTGTTCAAACATCAAAATGGAACAAAGTTTTGCATCATATTTTCagttattaatgagttcttttCTTAGGTGGATGATGAGGCTGATTCAGCAACGGTTGGGAAATTTGATCAGGTTTGTATATATGTTTGGGGGACACAAAACATAGCAAATATAGATAAATTTACGTATCGCATATCTAATTGCGCTTAAGCTAAGTCATTTCCACCAATGACGCCTTGGCTGTATTGGCAAAGTTTAGGCCTGAAACCTTTGAGCACTCAAGTTCGAGTTCACTATATGTAATTCATGTAAGGATTCCCCCCCAGATTTATTCTGTTCAGTTAGTTAGAATTAGTTGTTGAGTTAGTATGGTAATTAGTTAGTCAGAGAGTTGAGTTAGCCGTGAGTTAGTTATTCAGTTCAGAGAATGTAATGATTGATTTTATTAGTTTGTCCAATGGTTGGTAAATTTGATcaggtttgtatatatatttggggCACAAAAAAGCATAGCAAATATGGATAAATTTACATTTGGCATATCTAATCGTGTTTGAATTAAGGCATAGTCGCCAATGAGGCCTTGGTTGTGTTGGTAATATAGAGGCCCTGAAACCTTTGAGCACTCAAGTTTGAGTTTCACTGTGTAAAACATGTGTGGGTTCTCCCCCAGATTTAGTTTGTTTAGTTAATTAGAGTTGAGTTAGCTTCAGTGAATGTAATGAATGATTATGTTAGTTCCCCCCTCTTCTGCCACCTCTTATTCGTTGAATTTACAGTTCTATGAAGATTATGGGTACTATGAGAcatctgatgatgatgatgaacgaTACCACTTTGGAGGATTCAAGAGCTTAAACACAACTGAATGGTAATCGAAGTCTTCCCCACTTTTCAGTTCGATTACCTAACTTAACCGCAATCATATATTGTACACAACACCGATAAGTTATGACTTTCATGAAGCAGGGAAACTGCCATCGAGGGCGGAACTTGAAGATGTTCTGGTTTTTGTTTTATGTCAATGGGACCTTATCCAACTGGCAATGGTGGGAAAAAAAAAGTTGGCCATTTTGATCCATTTGTAAAGGCAAGTCATTTGGCTATTGTAAAGTAGTTATAGGGGTTTTAGCCTTCGAAGCAGATTGGTATTTATTTTGTTACTTGGCAGTGGCAATGGCAATGGCAGTGGGGTTTTCACAGGTGAGTGGCAAGGGCTATATATCCGTGGAATTTAGAATAGAAGtgtgaatttaaaaataaaattcaacaaaTACTTCTGCTTGAAACaactaataatagtaaatatgtaatatgtatgaaattaaaataaaataaattagtttaaattgtgaataaaaagaaatttaaataggtaaataCATTTGATTAAGAATATTTATGTTCTAtttaaaatttgggtttttaataCTTACTCTGAACGAATTGGTGTCGAGTTATCTCATAACATCAACTTAGTCGCACAGTAAACAATTTTATAGATACATAGAGAACAATGCAGGGTAATAGacaaattttatgtaaaaaaatcatataaataacaatgAGGCTTGAGTTAAAATTGTAAAGCTAAATATTTAAGATGATTGATGCCTTGTGCAAATAACACcatttgcatatttttattttaagtttaatttttttatataaattttatataaatgtatgataatataaaaatacccaataataatacttattaattgtttaaaattttaattttttagttttttttattgaattggtgTTGAGTTGACTCGTTATACTAATTCAGTCACacacttaaaaaataatttgaatgtaTAGAATATGATGCGAGTGATATacctattttatataaaaatttcatataaaataacaataaagctTTAGTTAAAATTAATGGTAAAGTTAGGTAAATGTTTAAATAGCATCATTTGCTTATTTTCCAAGTTTAAGTTGTtgtttataacttttataaaaatgTGTGAAAATACAAAAACACCCTatgataatatttattattgtttaaatttgagtttttagtatttttattaattgaattgCGAGTTAACTCGTGATAtaaattcaattacacatttaaataaatatttaaatacataGAATACCAGATGGGTGAGGGTGATAAAcaaatattatgtaaaaatattcatataaaataaaaacgagattttggttaaaatgataaatttaatttattaaatatttaaaatgataattttatacaCAGAATACTTTCCATTTGCATATTTTtcataagtttaattttttaaaataaattttatataaaggtATGAAATGCAAAAACACCCTATAATAGTATTTATTAAGAgtttagattttgtttttttagtaTTTTCTCTAATCGAGTTGGTGTcgaattaatttattatataactcAGTCACACAGTTAGATAATAGTGTAGAAGTGCATATACATAGATCACAATGTGGGTGATAAgcaaattttatgtaaaaaactcaaaaaaataacAATGATATAGTAGAAATGGTAAATTTCAAGATTTAAGATACTTGATGCCTTGCGTTTAAATCCCGTCAtttccataatttcaaaatttgtcaatttaacatgtttattttttatcaatcaTATACAACGTTATATGAGGGCTAataataaacatatcaaattgGTAAATTTTGATGGAAATTACTAACAATGTTAATGATTAAACTGAgatttttaaatcaaaaaaataaataaatttaatttttaactttttaaatatttggattaaattttaaattttatcatataacatatttaaaaaaaattgatagacTAATTTAAGTTTTAGACTAAGCAAAATTTTTATTTCCAACTATAATCAATTATATAAATAGCTAGCATATAAGGACAATAATTATTCATGGAATTTAGggaaaataataattaacattCTATTAGTATGATTTTAGTTAGCATGCAACAAAAACACTCTCATAATATATGCAAGTTAAGGAAGAAATAagtatttcatataaattttattttcatatatttacagTTCAAATCTCATTATTTTCAACTTAAAAACATTACATTGTTTACACACAACTGAAAAGTAGCAAGCTTTAAGAACAACCACACACTATTCTTTTTTGAAACTGAAACCGCAATTTTCAGGGGCACTCCCAATGAACAATATAGTTGCATTCTGGTTCTGCACATTCAAGAGAAAGATCTTCACAAAGCTCACCACATTCAACACATTTAGGATAGTAATGAATCTTTTTGACAAAAGTGAGAGGGTGTGGATGATCTTCATAGTTGAAGGTGCTCCCGGGTTTGATG carries:
- the LOC107940355 gene encoding high mobility group B protein 3 isoform X1 — protein: MANHPRTRKRVHATIPRRSPNGSAFQKCDICGDMVAIALADMHECGPKKKELKKFKGISGTQNAVKPMACLQPRSAFIIFWESFMEANKNGNLVDVDRKAFETWKNMSEEERKPYVTQAGKLNSAYMKDMTEAEKNIIKVDDEADSATVGKFDQFYEDYGYYETSDDDDERYHFGGFKSLNTTECRETAIEGGT
- the LOC107940355 gene encoding high mobility group B protein 3 isoform X2; the encoded protein is MANHPRTRKRVHATIPRRSPNGSAFQKCDICGDMVAIALADMHECGPKKKELKKFKGISGTQNAVKPMACLQPRSAFIIFWESFMEANKNGNLVDVDRKAFETWKNMSEEERKPYVTQAGKLNSAYMKDMTEAEKNIIKVDDEADSATVGKFDQFYEDYGYYETSDDDDERYHFGGFKSLNTTEWETAIEGGT